The following are encoded in a window of Amycolatopsis lexingtonensis genomic DNA:
- a CDS encoding glutamate--tRNA ligase, with translation MLDRAVIDALFPADLPEPGHWEERYPARQLPEGALVTRFGPSPTGFVHIGGIYTATIDQDVARRSGGRYLVRIEDTDQSREVEGAAEQFERGFRYFHLTADEDVDRGGDYGPYQQSAREHIYLSYVRELLREGKAYLDFATKDELAAITQRQQATKLPTGYYGSWAIWRDADPADVQAKLDAGAPYVVRFRAPDDTGARARFTDAIRGPLEAEANRNDVVILKSSDQSPRLPTYHFAHAVDDHLMRVNLVIRGDEWISSVPVHQQLFDALGFEPITYAHIAPLMKQEGGSKRKLSKRKDPEASVDFYIEAGYPTEAVLYYLRGLANGRLAELPLEQALVEPINLAECGVAGPLVDLVKLDDISADHIATLSGPAILEAVRTWAERFDKELLAVLDAEPELALRALAVERDGAENPRKDLKKWSEFRAVYGFFFPQLHAAVTGADDERIAALGVDPAVVQAVARDFTADYQQLDDGGEWFDQIRAVAAKHGFARNAKEFKKNPEAFPGSIREASQIIRIALSGSTRSPDLHAISQALGRDEVLGRIAALTK, from the coding sequence ATGCTGGACCGAGCGGTCATCGACGCCCTCTTCCCTGCCGACCTGCCCGAGCCCGGGCACTGGGAGGAGCGCTACCCCGCCCGGCAGCTGCCCGAAGGCGCGCTGGTCACGCGTTTCGGCCCGTCGCCGACCGGGTTCGTGCACATCGGCGGCATCTACACCGCCACCATCGACCAGGACGTCGCCCGTCGCTCGGGCGGCCGCTACCTGGTGCGGATCGAGGACACCGACCAGTCCCGCGAGGTCGAAGGCGCCGCCGAGCAGTTCGAGCGCGGCTTCCGCTACTTCCACCTCACCGCCGACGAAGACGTCGACCGCGGCGGCGACTACGGGCCCTACCAGCAGTCCGCCCGCGAGCACATCTACCTCAGCTACGTGCGCGAGCTGCTCCGCGAGGGCAAGGCGTACCTCGACTTCGCCACCAAGGACGAGCTCGCCGCGATCACCCAGCGGCAGCAGGCCACCAAGCTGCCCACCGGGTACTACGGCAGCTGGGCGATCTGGCGCGACGCCGACCCGGCCGACGTCCAGGCCAAGCTCGACGCGGGCGCGCCGTACGTCGTGCGGTTCCGCGCCCCGGACGACACCGGCGCGCGGGCCCGGTTCACCGACGCCATCCGCGGTCCGCTCGAAGCCGAGGCCAACCGCAACGACGTCGTCATCCTCAAGAGCTCCGACCAGAGCCCGCGGCTGCCGACCTACCACTTCGCGCACGCGGTCGACGACCACCTGATGCGGGTCAACCTGGTGATCCGCGGCGACGAGTGGATCTCGTCGGTGCCGGTGCACCAGCAGCTGTTCGACGCGCTGGGCTTCGAGCCGATCACCTACGCGCACATCGCGCCGCTGATGAAGCAGGAGGGCGGCAGCAAGCGCAAGCTGTCCAAGCGGAAGGACCCGGAGGCGTCGGTCGACTTCTACATCGAAGCCGGCTACCCCACCGAGGCCGTCCTCTACTACCTGCGCGGCCTGGCCAACGGCCGGCTCGCCGAGCTGCCGCTGGAGCAGGCGCTCGTGGAGCCGATCAACCTCGCCGAGTGCGGCGTCGCCGGCCCGCTCGTCGACCTGGTCAAGCTCGACGACATCTCGGCCGACCACATCGCGACGCTGTCCGGCCCGGCGATCCTCGAGGCGGTCCGCACCTGGGCCGAGCGGTTCGACAAGGAGCTCCTCGCGGTCCTCGACGCCGAACCCGAGCTCGCGCTGCGGGCGCTCGCCGTCGAACGCGACGGCGCCGAGAACCCGCGCAAGGACCTGAAGAAGTGGAGCGAATTCCGCGCCGTCTACGGGTTCTTCTTCCCGCAGCTGCACGCGGCGGTGACGGGTGCGGACGACGAGCGCATCGCCGCGCTCGGTGTCGACCCCGCCGTCGTCCAGGCGGTGGCCCGCGACTTCACGGCGGACTACCAGCAGCTCGACGACGGCGGCGAGTGGTTCGACCAGATCCGCGCGGTGGCGGCGAAGCACGGCTTCGCCCGCAACGCCAAGGAGTTCAAGAAGAACCCCGAGGCGTTCCCCGGCTCGATCCGCGAGGCGTCGCAGATCATCCGCATCGCGCTGTCCGGCTCCACGCGCAGCCCGGACCTCCACGCGATCAGCCAGGCGCTGGGCCGCGACGAGGTCCTCGGGCGGATCGCCGCGCTGACGAAATAG
- a CDS encoding DUF1905 domain-containing protein codes for MNVVFEAELWEWDARRTETWTFVSLPADVSEEIRERAAGPRRGFGSVRVRVKVGGTGWRTSIFPDSARGAYVLPLKRAVRVAEGLEVGDTCTVSVELVDF; via the coding sequence ATGAACGTCGTCTTCGAAGCCGAGCTGTGGGAGTGGGACGCCCGGCGCACCGAAACCTGGACCTTCGTGAGCCTGCCCGCCGACGTGTCGGAGGAGATCCGCGAGCGTGCGGCCGGGCCGCGGCGCGGGTTCGGGTCGGTGCGCGTCCGGGTTAAGGTCGGCGGGACCGGGTGGCGGACGTCGATCTTCCCGGACAGCGCGCGCGGCGCCTACGTGCTGCCCCTCAAGCGCGCGGTCCGCGTGGCCGAGGGGCTCGAAGTGGGGGACACCTGCACCGTGTCCGTGGAGCTCGTCGACTTCTGA
- a CDS encoding YbaB/EbfC family nucleoid-associated protein — translation MSAQMDELIAQFENFRSKVRQAEARFAGVGDMQERVARLESTATSPDGTVTVVAGAGGTVTDLRLTAGATRVEPGQLAATIMATIRRAVAGAVQQQAGIVDEAFGDAFGVDVSGQVREAQSEAFGTVAPEPASEPQPRQPSRPVRRPAADDDDDFGQGPILRRS, via the coding sequence ATGTCCGCCCAGATGGACGAGCTGATCGCCCAGTTCGAAAACTTCCGGAGCAAGGTGCGGCAGGCCGAGGCCCGCTTCGCCGGCGTCGGAGACATGCAGGAGCGGGTCGCGCGCCTGGAGAGCACCGCCACTTCGCCGGACGGGACCGTCACCGTGGTCGCGGGGGCCGGCGGGACCGTCACCGACCTGCGGCTCACCGCCGGGGCCACGCGCGTCGAGCCGGGGCAGCTCGCCGCCACGATCATGGCCACCATCCGGCGGGCCGTGGCCGGGGCCGTGCAGCAGCAGGCCGGGATCGTCGACGAAGCCTTCGGGGACGCGTTCGGCGTCGACGTCTCCGGGCAGGTCCGCGAAGCCCAGAGCGAGGCGTTCGGAACCGTGGCGCCCGAGCCCGCGTCGGAACCGCAGCCGCGGCAGCCGTCGCGGCCCGTCCGGCGGCCCGCCGCCGACGACGATGACGACTTCGGTCAGGGTCCCATCCTCCGCCGATCCTAG